A single genomic interval of Staphylococcus hyicus harbors:
- a CDS encoding DUF3139 domain-containing protein produces the protein MAKKILGFVLIAVLLFVLVAAGFFAYKGYQKSQNYKLIDQYLTEKHLKSKIIDEKSDYDQRKGIFYKEIRLKGDEKNIYIAQPIHLKRGLFLQGFDAKTKKHDKKAKYNFFDENYKMK, from the coding sequence ATGGCGAAGAAAATTTTGGGTTTTGTATTAATAGCCGTGCTTTTATTCGTTCTTGTCGCAGCAGGGTTCTTTGCATATAAAGGATACCAAAAAAGTCAAAATTATAAATTGATTGATCAATATCTGACTGAAAAGCATTTAAAATCAAAAATTATTGACGAAAAAAGTGATTACGATCAACGTAAAGGTATTTTTTACAAAGAAATCCGTTTAAAAGGTGATGAGAAGAATATTTATATCGCCCAACCCATACATTTAAAGCGTGGTTTATTCTTGCAAGGTTTCGATGCTAAAACGAAAAAGCACGATAAAAAAGCAAAATATAACTTTTTTGATGAAAATTACAAAATGAAATAA
- a CDS encoding M42 family metallopeptidase, whose product MKDTKQLLKQLTDIDGIAGHEYDVKHAMRDLLEPNSDEMIYDNLGGVFGKKHADSGNKTIMIAGHMDEVGFMVTKIDDHGYIKFTPVGGWWNQVMLSQKVTITTDQGDKIRGVIGSKPPHVLGAEERKNPVKIENMFIDIGAKDKKEAEATGIEIGNMITPYSEFETLVNDNYMTAKAFDNRYGCALAVDVLDELKDTAVNVNVVAGANVQEEVGLRGAKVAAHKIKPDLAIAVDVCLAYDSPGMEKDGDVKLGQGPAVIALDGSNIGHVGFIRHVKKVAKDHNIALQFDTMPGGGTDAGNIHTSLDGIPSICISVPLRYMHSNVSVLHQGDYQQAVKLVTEVVKALNDETVENIMW is encoded by the coding sequence ATGAAAGATACAAAACAATTATTGAAACAACTAACAGATATTGATGGTATAGCGGGACATGAATATGATGTTAAGCATGCGATGCGCGACTTATTAGAACCTAATAGTGATGAAATGATTTATGATAATCTTGGTGGTGTGTTTGGCAAAAAGCATGCAGACTCAGGTAATAAGACAATCATGATTGCTGGTCATATGGATGAAGTAGGTTTCATGGTAACAAAAATTGATGACCATGGATACATAAAATTTACACCAGTTGGTGGTTGGTGGAACCAAGTGATGCTTTCTCAAAAAGTAACCATAACGACGGATCAAGGGGATAAAATTAGAGGGGTGATTGGTTCAAAGCCACCGCATGTCTTAGGTGCAGAAGAACGTAAAAATCCTGTGAAAATTGAAAACATGTTTATCGATATCGGAGCGAAAGATAAAAAAGAGGCAGAAGCTACAGGTATTGAAATAGGGAATATGATTACACCTTATTCCGAATTTGAAACGCTAGTAAACGATAATTACATGACTGCAAAAGCCTTTGACAATCGTTATGGGTGTGCGTTAGCGGTAGATGTTTTAGATGAATTAAAAGATACTGCTGTCAATGTAAATGTTGTTGCGGGTGCAAATGTGCAAGAAGAGGTTGGACTACGAGGTGCGAAAGTAGCAGCACATAAAATTAAGCCGGACTTAGCCATTGCAGTGGATGTTTGTCTTGCATATGATTCGCCAGGTATGGAAAAAGATGGCGATGTTAAACTTGGACAAGGACCAGCAGTGATTGCATTAGACGGGTCTAATATCGGTCATGTTGGATTCATACGCCATGTAAAAAAAGTTGCAAAAGACCATAATATTGCACTTCAATTTGATACCATGCCTGGAGGCGGAACAGATGCCGGGAATATCCATACTTCATTAGACGGTATACCGTCAATTTGTATTTCTGTTCCTTTACGTTATATGCATTCAAATGTATCTGTTTTACACCAAGGTGATTATCAACAAGCCGTTAAACTTGTAACTGAAGTAGTGAAAGCATTAAACGATGAGACGGTAGAAAACATTATGTGGTAA
- a CDS encoding EamA family transporter: MMQHTQKRWIGYLLVIIGASFWGVGGTVSQWLFQHAHLQVGWFVAVRLIISGVLLIAIAFITQGPKVFVIWWDKRAAFQIVIYGVLGMLAVQFTFMSSISHGNAAVATLLQYLGPIFMIFYLVLTKVTTFGRKEAIAIILALVGSFLLLTNGHVSNLQVPKAAIIWGLLSAIALAFYTIYPVKLLARWGSLNVVGWAMLIGGIALSFIHPPWQVHLSSWTVETHILFWFAIIFGTMLAFWFYIDSLHYLYPHEAGLLGTIEPLMALLTSVVWLQIGFGYWQLAGVVCIIAMVVVLSIMKK; this comes from the coding sequence TTGATGCAACATACTCAGAAACGATGGATAGGATATTTGTTGGTTATCATTGGCGCATCGTTTTGGGGTGTAGGGGGTACTGTCTCACAATGGCTCTTTCAACATGCACACTTGCAAGTGGGCTGGTTTGTAGCCGTACGCTTAATCATCTCAGGGGTATTATTAATCGCAATCGCTTTTATTACCCAAGGCCCAAAGGTGTTTGTAATATGGTGGGATAAACGTGCAGCATTTCAAATTGTGATTTATGGTGTTTTAGGGATGTTGGCGGTGCAATTTACGTTTATGTCATCCATTAGTCATGGTAATGCCGCGGTAGCCACTTTGTTACAATATTTGGGTCCAATTTTTATGATATTCTATCTTGTTTTAACAAAAGTGACGACATTTGGTCGAAAAGAAGCCATTGCCATCATATTAGCCCTCGTCGGCTCATTTTTACTTTTAACCAATGGCCACGTGTCAAATTTACAAGTACCTAAAGCTGCAATAATATGGGGCTTGTTGTCTGCAATCGCTTTAGCATTCTATACGATTTATCCAGTGAAATTACTTGCGAGATGGGGTTCTTTAAATGTTGTGGGTTGGGCCATGCTGATTGGTGGTATTGCATTGAGTTTCATTCATCCACCTTGGCAAGTACATCTATCGTCATGGACGGTAGAGACACATATCTTGTTTTGGTTTGCGATAATTTTTGGAACAATGCTTGCCTTTTGGTTTTATATTGATAGCTTACATTATTTATACCCTCATGAAGCAGGGTTATTAGGGACAATTGAGCCATTAATGGCCCTATTAACATCGGTGGTATGGCTTCAAATTGGCTTTGGTTATTGGCAACTTGCCGGCGTGGTATGTATCATCGCCATGGTGGTTGTTTTATCGATTATGAAAAAATGA
- a CDS encoding DUF4889 domain-containing protein: protein MKNKQTLGFILIGLMVVATIIVIVAIMMSGQKETYYGYMKDHTTAEKVISESDKSIEENVKIPTDHDFQPKKGDFVKLVANKGDKHDYVKKEVVSHDDVPHGLMMKIHDMKMHH from the coding sequence ATGAAAAATAAACAAACGCTTGGTTTTATTTTAATTGGACTAATGGTCGTTGCCACTATCATTGTTATTGTTGCAATTATGATGTCTGGTCAAAAAGAAACATATTACGGTTACATGAAAGATCACACGACTGCAGAAAAAGTAATAAGTGAATCTGATAAATCAATCGAAGAAAATGTAAAGATTCCTACAGATCATGATTTTCAACCTAAAAAAGGTGACTTTGTTAAACTCGTGGCAAACAAAGGTGATAAACATGACTATGTTAAAAAAGAAGTCGTATCACACGATGATGTTCCACATGGCTTAATGATGAAAATTCACGATATGAAAATGCATCATTAA
- a CDS encoding YozE family protein → MSFYDFMLAFHGDETPLGELATFLMNDNDFPRDLIHPNDILAYFHKETTVDNNIIETVKRALQLYANSKGLL, encoded by the coding sequence ATGAGCTTTTATGACTTTATGTTAGCATTTCATGGAGATGAAACCCCATTAGGAGAATTGGCAACGTTCTTAATGAATGATAACGATTTTCCACGGGATTTAATACATCCAAACGATATACTAGCATATTTTCATAAGGAGACCACCGTGGATAATAACATAATTGAGACGGTCAAACGAGCGTTACAATTATATGCCAATTCCAAAGGGTTATTATAA
- a CDS encoding CynX/NimT family MFS transporter, which produces MAKQTSIKIQEQWLLVVGIVFIASTLRAPLTAVGPVIHQIKIDLHINDMVAGLITTIPLVIFGVISIWVTRFITRYDMSRILFIAVMATIAGMFIRTVGGMVPFFVGTTVLGVAIAFCNVTLPAFAKNHFPLQIGLITGIYSATMNLTAGLGGGFSFPLSTVSTLDYRLSLSFWILFGVIAILCWLPQLKSQTEPITRPQQTSPVYNIVKSRLAWAVAILMAFQSMTFYCIVAWYPSILISKGIAPDIAGYMLMLNQFAQLPMTFTFPIIASKMRNQRRLIHIITALFGLGFTLLWSHQFWIILFAMIFSGMAVGACFSLCMTLFSIRAKTTTGSMQLSGFGQTVGYLIAAIGPFLMGTIHEWTNAWSIAISMFIGMTMIIFIAGHYATTTAVIEDELIKK; this is translated from the coding sequence ATGGCGAAACAAACATCGATTAAAATTCAAGAACAATGGCTATTGGTCGTCGGGATTGTATTCATAGCCTCAACGTTAAGAGCGCCTTTGACGGCTGTTGGTCCTGTCATTCACCAAATTAAGATAGACTTACATATTAATGATATGGTTGCAGGCTTAATCACAACGATTCCTTTAGTCATTTTTGGGGTGATTTCCATATGGGTGACACGTTTTATAACGCGCTACGATATGTCGAGGATTTTATTTATTGCAGTTATGGCTACAATCGCAGGTATGTTTATCCGTACAGTGGGAGGCATGGTTCCTTTTTTTGTCGGTACAACTGTATTAGGTGTCGCCATCGCATTTTGTAATGTGACACTTCCAGCATTTGCCAAAAATCATTTTCCGTTGCAAATTGGATTGATAACAGGTATATATAGTGCAACGATGAACTTAACAGCAGGGCTTGGAGGTGGCTTCAGTTTTCCATTATCAACAGTCAGTACACTCGATTATCGCCTCTCATTATCATTTTGGATATTATTTGGCGTGATCGCTATATTATGTTGGTTACCACAGCTCAAAAGTCAGACCGAGCCCATAACGCGTCCGCAACAAACATCTCCAGTATACAACATCGTTAAATCCAGATTAGCTTGGGCTGTCGCCATTTTGATGGCATTTCAATCAATGACGTTCTATTGTATTGTTGCATGGTACCCCTCAATTCTTATTAGTAAAGGAATTGCGCCAGATATAGCTGGTTATATGTTGATGCTCAATCAGTTTGCACAATTACCGATGACATTTACTTTTCCGATTATTGCATCCAAAATGCGCAATCAACGTCGTTTAATTCATATTATTACAGCGTTGTTTGGACTGGGATTCACACTATTGTGGAGCCATCAATTTTGGATCATATTATTTGCGATGATCTTTTCGGGAATGGCTGTAGGGGCTTGTTTTAGTTTGTGTATGACGCTTTTTTCAATCCGTGCCAAAACGACAACTGGCAGCATGCAGTTATCGGGATTTGGGCAAACTGTAGGCTATTTAATTGCTGCAATCGGCCCGTTTTTGATGGGAACAATCCATGAGTGGACGAATGCATGGTCTATAGCAATAAGCATGTTTATAGGTATGACGATGATTATATTTATCGCAGGTCATTATGCAACGACGACAGCGGTGATAGAAGATGAACTTATAAAAAAATAG
- the galU gene encoding UTP--glucose-1-phosphate uridylyltransferase GalU, with the protein MSKIKKAIIPAAGLGTRFLPATKAMPKEMLPILDTPTIQYIVEEASRAGIEDIIIVTGKHKRAIEDHFDNQKELESTLKEKGKMDLLEKVQHSTDLANIFYVRQKEQKGLGHAIWTARQFFGNEPFAVLLGDDIVQSETPAIQQLIEQYEKTQKSVIGVQEVPFEETHRYGIVEPQSKDGRRYEVKQFIEKPAIGTAPSNLAIMGRYVLTPEIFNYLDTQDVGAGGEIQLTDAIERLNQDDQVFAYEFDGTRYDVGEKIGFVKTTLHFALNDPTMKDEITHYIQSLLEQPSSLTK; encoded by the coding sequence ATGTCAAAAATAAAGAAAGCGATCATCCCAGCTGCGGGTCTAGGGACACGTTTTTTACCTGCAACAAAGGCGATGCCGAAAGAGATGTTGCCTATTCTTGATACCCCAACCATTCAATATATTGTTGAAGAAGCGTCTCGTGCAGGAATTGAAGATATCATTATCGTCACTGGAAAACATAAACGGGCGATTGAAGATCATTTTGACAATCAAAAAGAGTTAGAATCAACATTAAAAGAAAAAGGAAAAATGGACTTATTAGAGAAAGTACAACACTCTACGGACTTAGCGAATATTTTCTATGTACGTCAAAAAGAACAAAAAGGACTTGGTCATGCTATTTGGACGGCACGTCAATTCTTTGGAAATGAACCTTTTGCGGTATTACTTGGAGACGACATTGTTCAATCAGAAACACCGGCCATTCAGCAACTCATTGAGCAATATGAAAAGACGCAAAAATCCGTTATTGGTGTTCAAGAAGTACCTTTTGAAGAGACGCACAGATATGGCATTGTTGAACCACAATCTAAAGACGGACGTCGCTATGAAGTAAAACAATTTATTGAAAAGCCTGCAATAGGTACAGCCCCCTCTAACCTCGCGATTATGGGACGTTATGTTTTAACACCTGAAATTTTTAATTACTTAGATACACAAGATGTGGGTGCTGGTGGTGAAATTCAATTAACGGATGCGATTGAACGTTTAAACCAAGATGATCAAGTTTTTGCATATGAATTCGATGGCACGCGATATGATGTTGGCGAAAAAATCGGATTTGTAAAAACCACATTACATTTCGCGTTAAACGACCCTACCATGAAAGATGAAATCACACATTATATACAATCATTATTAGAACAGCCGTCTTCACTAACTAAATAA
- a CDS encoding helix-turn-helix domain-containing protein: MQDVHIELLEQFHTESYRCFNAVEMYFSLDGKLKIQHNGLNKELYYQVAIVNHSDLIKIHHAQALIKITIPLHILIETQPNFINGYFDDTKLYSHEQLRDCIQSLIIHHGEEQQYKTLHTMIQMLLKECYTPCEGIYMPKMQVDSDMFANVLNIIHKDIEHKITLQDLARSFFVSSSYISILFNEQLGFNFKSYTVTLKLSLSLPHLLWNNYSIYDIAQSYGFSNYSNYSKQFKSYIGMSPYTYKKHHLQIDTKIIVHHNSSKIFQQLNQNVAEDQSGVTFKVDLDAVTPPSLFKLPHVRLTLTYLDEMFAHEHFFNAFNDVLRQQCHYLYFEDSLNVKLTHHTGCTLEQMIRFMHRYHLHFSFKITSLYDYDVLETNFLNHIKKITRVIPALKSILPNVNIIFDFKSLTLKDIDYLSERFQHVFNSCAFELLMPHDTKRNINHYIQQSQHLKTTISGYVIDISSYVDTEDSHPSIRVNQHIIKYWQNLVMSHVVKDQHLSFSLIGLSPNIFEHYHHAHMMHSPHAWLYFLTHLTPSFHAINIPLNARHDSTFCYVNARHLNTMLPFISDLLRPFMQHYVKKQKHAIVKQTDDYYDILLLTDDSDKMIEVPEVWHHYQISSDLIRDKHLVIVRTYDDETMNARNLIQFDANTFIPSQHIQDVKNTLHLRQHILIHDFSKGPLDIDVKATQIKSLQIYKTSTSLLNDLN, encoded by the coding sequence ATGCAAGATGTTCATATTGAATTATTAGAACAATTTCATACTGAATCTTATCGTTGTTTTAATGCTGTGGAAATGTATTTCTCTCTCGATGGAAAATTAAAAATTCAACATAATGGTTTAAATAAAGAGTTATATTATCAGGTTGCCATCGTCAACCACAGTGACCTCATAAAAATACATCATGCACAAGCGCTTATTAAAATCACTATCCCCCTCCATATATTAATAGAGACACAGCCTAATTTTATTAATGGTTATTTTGATGATACGAAATTATATTCGCATGAACAATTACGGGATTGTATTCAATCTTTAATCATCCATCATGGTGAAGAACAACAATATAAAACCCTACATACAATGATTCAAATGCTATTGAAAGAATGTTATACCCCTTGCGAAGGGATTTATATGCCCAAAATGCAAGTAGATTCCGACATGTTCGCTAACGTCTTGAACATTATACATAAAGATATTGAACATAAAATTACGCTTCAAGATTTAGCACGCTCATTTTTTGTTTCATCATCATATATCTCTATTTTATTTAACGAACAATTAGGGTTCAATTTCAAAAGCTACACCGTTACCCTGAAGCTTAGCTTATCCCTGCCTCACTTATTATGGAATAATTACTCTATTTATGACATCGCTCAAAGTTATGGTTTTTCTAATTACAGTAATTATTCTAAACAATTTAAAAGTTATATTGGTATGAGTCCTTACACATATAAAAAACATCATTTACAAATTGATACGAAGATTATTGTCCATCATAATAGTTCAAAAATCTTTCAACAATTAAATCAAAACGTTGCTGAAGATCAAAGCGGCGTAACCTTCAAAGTAGATTTGGATGCAGTAACGCCACCATCATTATTTAAGTTACCGCATGTCCGATTAACGCTAACGTATTTAGATGAAATGTTTGCACATGAACACTTTTTTAACGCTTTCAATGATGTCTTACGTCAACAGTGTCATTATTTATATTTTGAAGATAGTTTGAATGTTAAATTAACACATCATACAGGGTGTACACTTGAACAAATGATACGTTTTATGCATCGCTATCATTTACATTTCAGTTTCAAAATCACTTCGTTATATGATTACGACGTGTTAGAAACTAACTTTTTAAATCATATTAAAAAGATAACACGTGTCATACCTGCACTAAAATCTATACTTCCTAATGTCAATATCATTTTTGACTTTAAAAGTTTAACGCTTAAAGATATAGATTATCTATCTGAGCGCTTTCAACATGTTTTTAATTCATGTGCATTCGAACTATTAATGCCACATGATACAAAGCGTAACATTAACCATTATATTCAACAATCTCAACACTTAAAAACAACAATTTCAGGTTATGTCATTGATATTTCAAGTTATGTAGATACTGAAGATTCACATCCATCCATACGTGTTAATCAACATATTATAAAGTACTGGCAAAATTTGGTGATGTCTCATGTTGTTAAAGATCAGCACCTTTCCTTTTCTTTAATTGGTTTGTCACCTAATATTTTTGAACACTATCATCACGCGCATATGATGCATTCACCTCATGCATGGCTTTATTTTTTAACACATTTGACACCGTCATTTCATGCGATAAATATCCCTTTGAACGCACGACATGACTCCACATTCTGTTATGTTAACGCGCGACATTTGAACACTATGTTACCTTTCATCTCTGATTTATTGCGTCCATTCATGCAGCACTATGTTAAAAAACAAAAACATGCGATTGTAAAACAAACCGATGATTATTATGATATTTTACTTTTAACAGATGATTCGGATAAAATGATTGAGGTCCCAGAAGTATGGCACCATTATCAAATCTCAAGTGACTTAATTCGTGACAAACATCTTGTTATCGTACGTACATATGATGATGAAACGATGAATGCACGTAACTTAATTCAATTTGATGCAAACACTTTTATACCGAGCCAACATATCCAAGATGTTAAAAATACACTCCATTTAAGACAACACATCTTAATTCATGATTTTAGTAAAGGTCCTTTAGACATCGACGTTAAGGCCACACAAATCAAATCACTGCAAATCTATAAAACTTCTACATCACTATTAAATGATTTAAATTAA
- a CDS encoding magnesium transporter CorA family protein, translating to MITAYRNNENLAIIETSDWSTAQWINVVKPTQEESQTLLEFFPFPKDFLEDALDSEESSRIENDESGYSLIISDFPVLKDDHYDIKSYHTSPLGIIIGKGVIITICSQSFNYFDHLLYQHVNLKYKSRFALNVLYEMSSEFNRALRLLNKERRQVDIKLQKRVTNLRLYFLSEIEKSLVYFIASLKTNASTHRKLYRLSTLKRFSEDDELLEDVLNEHQQAIETTELYLRIVESMTNSYASLLSNQLNTTMQTLTIFTVLLTLPTLVFSFFGMNVPLPIDAQSGISWIIVIAISLILVVLTSILLWHSNRLK from the coding sequence ATGATCACAGCTTATCGTAACAATGAAAATTTAGCGATAATAGAAACGTCAGATTGGTCTACAGCACAGTGGATTAACGTTGTAAAACCAACACAAGAAGAAAGTCAAACGTTATTAGAATTTTTCCCTTTCCCAAAAGACTTTTTAGAAGATGCGCTCGATAGCGAGGAAAGTTCACGTATTGAAAATGATGAAAGTGGCTATTCATTAATTATTAGTGACTTTCCAGTATTAAAGGATGACCATTATGATATTAAAAGTTATCATACGTCTCCATTGGGTATTATTATTGGTAAAGGCGTCATCATTACCATTTGTAGTCAAAGTTTTAACTATTTTGATCACTTACTGTATCAACACGTTAATTTAAAATATAAAAGTCGATTTGCATTAAATGTATTATACGAAATGTCATCAGAATTCAACCGTGCTTTACGCTTATTAAATAAAGAACGTCGTCAAGTTGACATTAAACTTCAAAAACGTGTGACGAATTTAAGACTTTATTTTTTAAGTGAAATTGAAAAAAGTCTCGTATATTTTATTGCATCACTTAAAACAAATGCATCGACACATAGAAAATTATACAGACTTTCCACTTTAAAACGTTTTTCAGAAGATGATGAATTGTTAGAAGACGTTTTAAATGAACATCAACAAGCAATAGAAACAACTGAACTTTATTTACGCATTGTTGAAAGTATGACCAATTCATATGCATCATTACTTTCAAACCAGCTAAATACGACGATGCAGACACTTACAATTTTTACAGTTCTTCTCACGTTACCGACATTGGTATTTAGTTTCTTTGGGATGAACGTACCGTTACCTATCGACGCACAGTCCGGCATCTCATGGATTATCGTAATTGCTATTTCTTTAATACTTGTCGTTCTCACATCGATATTACTTTGGCATAGCAACCGCCTCAAATGA
- a CDS encoding MarR family winged helix-turn-helix transcriptional regulator, translating into MNHQNDYELLLFYYAYQTFTKTADDLIKEYGLSRQHHRFLFFINKLPGITTKKLLENLEISKQGSHATLKLLKENELIFDEPDLTDRRLKCLYPTEKGKALIATLNQAQSELFKEIKEARGDNWYDLMEGFAESRQGFQDIRHLKPSEEEGDDYDHSLS; encoded by the coding sequence ATGAACCATCAAAACGATTATGAACTATTGTTGTTTTATTATGCATATCAGACTTTTACAAAAACAGCGGATGACCTCATTAAAGAGTACGGTCTTAGCCGCCAACATCACCGATTTTTATTTTTTATTAATAAGCTTCCAGGCATTACAACAAAAAAGCTGTTGGAAAATTTGGAAATATCTAAACAAGGATCTCACGCGACTTTAAAGTTATTAAAAGAGAACGAACTCATTTTTGATGAACCTGATTTAACAGATCGAAGGTTAAAATGTTTATATCCTACTGAAAAAGGTAAAGCATTGATTGCGACGTTAAATCAAGCTCAAAGTGAGTTATTTAAAGAGATAAAAGAAGCTCGTGGTGACAATTGGTATGATTTAATGGAAGGCTTTGCAGAGTCAAGACAAGGTTTTCAAGATATCCGTCACCTTAAACCGAGCGAGGAAGAAGGAGACGACTATGATCACAGCTTATCGTAA
- a CDS encoding Na/Pi cotransporter family protein, giving the protein MSVMEVIFSFLGGLGIFLYGLKVMGDGLQASAGDRLRDILNKFTSNPVLGVIAGIVVTVLIQSSSGTTVITIGLVTAGFMTLKQAIGVIMGANIGTTVTAFIIGIDLGEYAMPILAIGAFLIFFFKRSKINNIGRILFGFGSLFFGLEFMGGAVKPLAELEGFKQLMLDMSSNPFLGIFVGTALTALVQSSSATIGILQEFYQQNMISLDAAIPVLLGDNIGTTITAVLASLAGSLAAKRAAFVHVIFNVIGVIIFSLCLPIVIHLVGMLQDIWHLKPAMAIAFAHGAFNVTNTLIQLPFVAVLAWIVTKIVPGKDITEDYKPQHLNKDLVYHAPGVALQETQKELQNVGNIVESMFEDVKDTSKIDKKLLKKLEQKHQAVETINDSIRSYLVRISTKDINKGDVERLAVMFDVNRSILKVADLIKEYVEQINRKHQKEIHLTEDAQRGVEKLLHHVTESFDKSIEMLDVYDTTKKDEIVERSRESFNIEHKLRKGHIKRLNRGECSTDGGLIYIDMIGVLERIGYHSRNISESLVGLNDDVPTDEEIATHEI; this is encoded by the coding sequence ATGTCGGTTATGGAAGTCATCTTTTCCTTTTTAGGCGGTCTTGGGATTTTTCTTTACGGTCTAAAGGTAATGGGAGATGGGCTTCAAGCTTCAGCAGGGGATAGGCTACGTGATATTTTGAATAAGTTTACATCAAATCCAGTGTTAGGGGTTATCGCTGGTATTGTAGTAACGGTATTGATTCAAAGTAGTTCAGGAACGACAGTCATTACAATAGGACTTGTAACGGCAGGCTTCATGACATTAAAGCAAGCCATCGGTGTGATTATGGGAGCGAACATCGGAACAACTGTTACAGCCTTTATTATTGGTATTGATTTAGGTGAATATGCAATGCCAATTCTTGCCATCGGTGCATTTTTAATATTCTTCTTTAAACGTTCTAAAATTAACAACATCGGCCGTATTTTATTTGGTTTCGGTTCTTTATTCTTTGGTTTAGAGTTTATGGGCGGTGCAGTTAAACCTTTAGCAGAATTAGAAGGATTCAAACAATTAATGCTTGATATGTCGTCTAATCCGTTCTTAGGTATTTTTGTCGGTACTGCTTTAACGGCATTAGTGCAAAGTTCAAGTGCGACAATAGGTATATTGCAAGAATTTTATCAACAAAATATGATTAGTCTAGATGCAGCCATTCCTGTTTTATTGGGAGATAATATTGGAACAACGATTACGGCTGTCTTAGCAAGTTTAGCAGGGTCATTAGCAGCAAAACGTGCTGCGTTTGTACATGTTATTTTTAATGTGATAGGTGTAATTATCTTTTCGCTGTGCTTACCTATCGTGATACACCTTGTTGGCATGCTACAAGATATATGGCACTTAAAACCAGCTATGGCAATTGCATTTGCACATGGAGCGTTTAATGTAACAAATACATTAATTCAATTACCATTTGTGGCAGTACTTGCTTGGATTGTCACTAAGATTGTTCCTGGTAAAGATATTACTGAAGATTATAAACCGCAACATTTAAATAAAGATCTTGTTTACCATGCGCCTGGCGTGGCTTTACAAGAAACACAGAAGGAACTACAAAATGTAGGGAATATTGTTGAATCAATGTTTGAAGATGTTAAAGATACATCAAAAATTGATAAAAAGTTATTGAAAAAGCTAGAGCAAAAACATCAAGCGGTTGAAACTATCAATGATAGCATTCGTAGTTATCTTGTTCGTATTTCGACAAAAGATATTAATAAAGGGGATGTTGAACGTTTAGCAGTCATGTTTGATGTTAATCGTTCCATTTTAAAAGTTGCTGATTTAATTAAAGAATATGTAGAACAAATTAATCGTAAGCATCAAAAAGAAATTCATCTTACGGAAGATGCGCAACGTGGCGTTGAAAAATTACTGCATCACGTTACGGAATCTTTTGATAAATCGATTGAAATGCTAGACGTCTATGACACAACGAAAAAAGATGAAATCGTCGAGCGCAGTCGAGAATCATTTAACATTGAACATAAATTGCGTAAAGGGCACATTAAGCGTCTGAATCGTGGGGAATGTTCGACTGATGGCGGTTTAATATATATCGATATGATTGGTGTATTAGAACGTATCGGTTACCATTCAAGAAATATTTCTGAATCATTAGTAGGTTTAAACGATGACGTACCTACAGATGAAGAAATTGCGACACATGAAATCTAA